A genomic window from Melopsittacus undulatus isolate bMelUnd1 chromosome 7, bMelUnd1.mat.Z, whole genome shotgun sequence includes:
- the HOPX gene encoding homeodomain-only protein, whose amino-acid sequence MATEKPVTPTEEQLEILEYNFCKVNKHPDPTTLCLIAAETGLSEEQTLKWFKQRLAEWRKSEGLPSQSGSVRD is encoded by the exons ATGGCCACAGAGAAGCCAGTGACTCCCACTGAGGAGCAGCTGGAGATCCTGGAGTACAACTTCTGCAAGGTGAACAAACACCCTGACCCCACCACGCTGTGCCTCATTGCGGCCGAGACTGGGCTCTCCGAGGAGCAGACCCTG aaATGGTTCAAGCAGCGCCTGGCAGAGTGGAGGAAGTCTGAAGGGCTGCCCTCACAAAGCGGATCTGTCAGGGACTAG